From a region of the Sulfolobales archaeon genome:
- the deoC gene encoding deoxyribose-phosphate aldolase encodes MISRSLLKLIEEIGNPASIIDQTLLRPEAGPKRYERFVEESERYGFRSLVVPLSRVSLVSSITKKPVAAVIGFPHGNTELEIKLREIEIASSRGAREVDVVLDIGSIVEGLWDRVEAEIKAISTRAKELGLISKVIIETGYLTRDQIERVSRIAANYEIDYVKTSTGFGPRGASVDDVILIKQSLAGKKTGVKAAGGIRTIWDLAILVAAGADIIGSSSGIEIVNQYETILKQKSPI; translated from the coding sequence ATGATCTCGAGATCCCTGCTGAAACTAATAGAGGAGATCGGGAACCCCGCAAGCATAATAGATCAGACCCTTCTTAGGCCTGAGGCAGGGCCGAAGAGGTATGAGAGATTCGTTGAAGAAAGCGAGAGATATGGCTTTAGATCTCTTGTAGTCCCCCTTAGCAGGGTTTCATTAGTATCGAGCATCACTAAAAAACCTGTTGCAGCAGTAATCGGCTTTCCACATGGAAACACAGAGCTTGAGATTAAGTTAAGAGAGATAGAGATAGCCTCATCCAGAGGTGCTAGGGAGGTGGATGTGGTTCTAGATATAGGATCTATAGTTGAGGGGCTTTGGGACAGGGTAGAAGCAGAGATCAAGGCTATCTCAACTAGGGCGAAGGAGCTTGGACTTATTAGCAAGGTGATAATAGAAACAGGATATCTAACAAGAGATCAGATCGAAAGGGTAAGTAGGATCGCTGCAAACTATGAGATCGACTATGTGAAGACCTCAACAGGCTTTGGACCTCGAGGAGCTAGTGTAGATGATGTGATCTTGATTAAGCAGAGCTTAGCTGGCAAAAAGACGGGAGTGAAAGCTGCTGGTGGGATAAGAACGATATGGGATCTAGCGATATTAGTAGCTGCTGGGGCAGACATAATAGGGAGTTCTTCAGGAATCGAGATAGTGAATCAATATGAAACAATATTAAAGCAGAAAAGTCCTATATAG